Proteins from a single region of Gammaproteobacteria bacterium:
- a CDS encoding GDP-mannose 4,6-dehydratase, which produces MDRKGKILITGGAGYISAHMCKMLASAGFEVTVFDNLSTGHEDAVRWGKLIEGDLLTRAEVDRTLNEDQFTAIMHFSAKSLVGESMQHPELYYRNNVIGTLNLLEAMAKHGVKYFIFSSSTAVYGIPGYSPIDEAHPTVPINPYGRTKLLWSIPGQFAR; this is translated from the coding sequence TTGGACCGCAAAGGCAAAATTTTGATAACAGGTGGCGCAGGTTACATCAGTGCCCATATGTGCAAGATGCTAGCATCGGCTGGCTTTGAGGTTACGGTGTTTGACAACTTGTCGACGGGCCATGAGGACGCCGTTCGATGGGGAAAGTTGATCGAGGGAGATCTGCTAACGCGAGCGGAGGTTGACCGCACTTTAAACGAGGATCAATTTACGGCCATTATGCATTTCTCGGCCAAATCGCTGGTTGGCGAATCTATGCAGCATCCAGAACTTTACTATCGCAACAATGTGATCGGAACACTCAACCTATTGGAAGCAATGGCGAAACACGGTGTAAAGTATTTTATATTTTCCTCGTCTACAGCTGTGTATGGTATTCCTGGGTACTCACCGATTGACGAGGCACACCCTACTGTACCGATCAATCCATATGGCAGAACGAAATTACTCTGGTCCATCCCCGGGCAGTTTGCACGGTAA